The following are encoded together in the Arcticibacterium luteifluviistationis genome:
- a CDS encoding glycoside hydrolase family 117 protein, whose product MVSQEQIDKLGITNPEFLSAATKRALAWPSLSNDWYVEFDDFEPLQGDLAHEKGVVRRDPSAVLKINDIYFVWYTRSTGSVDGFAGDIENDKVFPWDRSDIWYATSKDGWDWKEEGVAIARGEKGAYDDRSVFTTEIMTYGGKYYLCYQTVKSPYTVRVKEEVAIAWADSPHGPWHKSDAPILSPATNGVWKGEEDNRFAVERKGDFDSHKTHDPCILPFNGKFHLYYKGEQMGEEITFGGRQIRHGVAIANHPLGPYVKSAYNPISNSGHEICVWPYDGGIASLITTDGPERNTIQWAADGINFEIQAAIKGAPHAIGLSRELTSDNQPVKILAWGLTHFYNNDDEQSIMRFSSRQVKEHKAIGEKGNED is encoded by the coding sequence ATGGTTAGTCAAGAGCAAATAGATAAGCTAGGAATTACAAATCCCGAATTCTTAAGTGCGGCTACCAAAAGAGCTCTAGCATGGCCAAGTTTAAGTAACGATTGGTATGTTGAGTTTGATGATTTTGAGCCTTTACAGGGCGATTTAGCACATGAGAAGGGTGTGGTTAGAAGAGACCCTAGTGCTGTTTTAAAAATCAATGATATCTACTTTGTTTGGTATACTAGAAGTACGGGTTCTGTTGATGGATTTGCAGGTGATATCGAAAACGATAAGGTTTTTCCGTGGGACAGGAGCGACATCTGGTATGCCACTTCAAAAGACGGTTGGGATTGGAAAGAAGAAGGAGTTGCAATAGCTAGAGGAGAAAAAGGAGCTTATGATGATCGCTCCGTTTTTACCACTGAAATAATGACATATGGTGGCAAGTATTATCTCTGTTATCAAACAGTGAAATCGCCTTACACAGTGCGGGTTAAAGAAGAGGTAGCCATAGCTTGGGCAGATTCGCCACATGGCCCTTGGCATAAAAGTGATGCCCCTATATTGAGCCCAGCAACTAATGGTGTCTGGAAAGGTGAGGAGGATAACCGTTTTGCGGTGGAACGGAAAGGTGACTTTGACAGCCACAAAACTCATGACCCATGCATTTTGCCTTTTAATGGCAAATTTCATCTCTATTATAAAGGGGAGCAAATGGGGGAAGAAATAACCTTTGGTGGTCGGCAAATTCGTCATGGTGTAGCCATTGCAAATCATCCACTAGGACCTTATGTCAAATCGGCTTATAATCCGATTAGTAACAGCGGTCACGAAATATGTGTCTGGCCTTATGACGGCGGTATAGCTTCCTTAATAACTACCGATGGGCCAGAACGTAATACTATCCAATGGGCAGCTGATGGAATTAATTTTGAGATTCAAGCTGCTATCAAAGGAGCTCCGCATGCCATTGGCTTATCACGTGAATTGACATCAGATAATCAGCCTGTAAAGATATTAGCATGGGGTTTAACTCATTTCTATAATAATGATGATGAGCAAAGCATCATGAGATTTAGCTCAAGGCAGGTCAAAGAACATAAGGCCATTGGTGAAAAAGGAAATGAAGACTAG
- a CDS encoding aldehyde dehydrogenase family protein — MKHYQFYINGEWCDSSERIEVRNPANDEVFATVAESSTKDAQWALESSDKAQLLWAMLPANDRGVYLHKIADKLKTERDHFAKLLVLEQGKTLAEAFGEVDDTIQYIIYSAEAARRIQGAVFPSEQAGEYLAINKVPYGVTLGLCAYNYPLALIGRKIGPALVTGNTMIIKPHELTPITASEFCRICDEIGLPKGVINMVAGKGLDVASHLVASPITKLVSVTGSIRAGQGIYKAASENITALSLELGGKAPFIVLDDADIDKAVEAAVISRYANCGQVCICNEVVMVHEKIADEFTDKVLKRIKEIKVGDPMQKVDMGPSVSSQGLANIQGLINDSVAKGAEIVAGGARPEGAAFEKGYWYQPTVLTNVKEDHAVVEHEIFGPVMPIMKIGSYEEALERQNKRNDGLSAYLYTSDYKKFMHAIDHLQVGTIFINRGIVGYIQGYHSGHKRSGLGGEDGIHGIEGYLQKKTIYLDYK, encoded by the coding sequence ATGAAACACTATCAATTTTACATTAACGGAGAGTGGTGCGATTCTAGCGAACGCATAGAAGTTAGAAACCCAGCGAATGATGAAGTATTCGCCACTGTAGCGGAAAGCTCAACAAAAGATGCTCAATGGGCTTTGGAGTCATCAGATAAAGCCCAGCTGCTGTGGGCGATGCTTCCAGCCAATGATAGAGGGGTTTATTTGCATAAAATTGCGGATAAGCTTAAAACGGAAAGAGACCATTTTGCGAAACTTTTGGTATTGGAACAAGGTAAAACCCTTGCGGAAGCGTTTGGAGAAGTAGATGATACCATTCAGTACATAATTTATTCTGCTGAAGCCGCTAGAAGAATTCAAGGTGCCGTATTTCCATCAGAACAAGCTGGAGAGTATTTGGCTATCAATAAAGTGCCTTATGGTGTCACGCTTGGGCTTTGTGCTTATAATTATCCTTTAGCCTTAATTGGAAGGAAAATTGGGCCAGCCTTAGTAACTGGTAATACCATGATTATTAAACCGCATGAACTCACACCTATAACGGCTTCTGAGTTTTGTAGAATTTGTGATGAAATTGGTTTGCCAAAAGGCGTGATCAATATGGTGGCTGGAAAGGGTTTGGATGTGGCATCACACTTAGTGGCTAGTCCAATTACTAAGCTAGTTAGCGTTACAGGAAGTATTCGTGCCGGACAAGGAATTTATAAAGCTGCTTCTGAAAATATTACTGCTCTTTCTCTTGAGCTAGGAGGGAAAGCTCCCTTTATAGTACTGGATGATGCCGATATTGATAAGGCTGTTGAAGCTGCAGTAATATCTCGGTATGCCAACTGTGGTCAAGTATGTATCTGCAATGAAGTGGTGATGGTTCATGAAAAAATTGCCGATGAGTTTACTGATAAAGTTCTGAAAAGAATTAAGGAAATTAAGGTAGGAGACCCAATGCAGAAAGTGGATATGGGGCCTAGCGTGAGCTCACAAGGACTGGCTAATATTCAAGGTTTAATAAACGACTCTGTTGCCAAAGGAGCAGAAATAGTTGCTGGTGGAGCAAGACCTGAAGGTGCTGCTTTTGAAAAGGGTTACTGGTACCAGCCAACGGTACTTACTAATGTAAAAGAAGATCATGCTGTAGTGGAACATGAGATTTTTGGACCAGTAATGCCTATCATGAAAATTGGTTCATATGAAGAAGCTTTGGAAAGGCAAAATAAAAGGAATGATGGCCTTTCAGCATATCTATATACCAGCGATTACAAGAAGTTTATGCATGCCATAGACCATTTACAAGTAGGTACTATTTTTATTAATAGAGGAATAGTAGGGTACATACAAGGTTATCATTCTGGCCATAAAAGAAGTGGACTTGGCGGAGAAGACGGCATACACGGGATTGAAGGATACTTGCAGAAGAAAACCATTTACCTGGATTATAAATAA
- a CDS encoding enoyl-CoA hydratase/isomerase family protein produces the protein MDFKMQIELIQKKRVAEIVLKKEPANAYDFSFMKDLNALLDEIEKMDSVTVVLINSALPKFFCAGADLKVFAKNTIAENDKMVALASNATAKIEASKKIFIAAIAGHCLGGGLELAMACDLRIAKAGNYLLGLPEINVGLIPGNGGTQRLLRIVGPSKAMSILLNRKNFSPKHALEIGLINELFPVEDWDRTMENYAQHLSEGPSMAMAATKRAVLDGAYLNITDGLKLEQQLLKPLNGSADNIEGMKAFNEKRQPTF, from the coding sequence ATGGATTTTAAGATGCAAATAGAGCTAATACAAAAAAAACGAGTTGCAGAAATCGTTTTAAAAAAGGAACCCGCCAATGCCTATGATTTTTCATTTATGAAAGATTTAAACGCCCTGCTGGATGAAATAGAGAAAATGGATTCGGTGACTGTAGTTTTAATTAATAGTGCTTTACCTAAGTTCTTTTGTGCCGGTGCAGACCTCAAGGTGTTTGCGAAAAATACCATAGCCGAAAATGATAAAATGGTGGCTTTGGCAAGTAATGCCACGGCAAAAATAGAGGCGAGTAAAAAGATATTTATTGCTGCCATTGCTGGCCATTGTTTAGGTGGAGGTTTGGAACTGGCTATGGCATGCGATTTAAGAATAGCCAAGGCAGGAAACTATCTTTTGGGCTTGCCCGAAATTAATGTTGGGCTTATTCCGGGGAATGGCGGAACACAGAGACTCTTAAGAATTGTGGGACCATCAAAGGCAATGAGTATTCTACTCAATAGAAAGAACTTTTCGCCAAAACATGCATTGGAAATAGGTTTGATAAATGAACTGTTTCCGGTGGAGGACTGGGATAGAACTATGGAAAACTATGCACAGCATTTGTCAGAAGGACCATCCATGGCAATGGCAGCCACAAAACGAGCTGTTCTGGACGGGGCATATTTAAACATTACTGATGGATTAAAACTGGAACAACAATTACTTAAACCCTTAAATGGGTCAGCTGATAATATAGAAGGCATGAAGGCCTTTAACGAAAAAAGGCAACCTACATTTTAA
- a CDS encoding glycoside hydrolase family 2 protein has translation MAAIDKLQSGSPEFEVTDSEKTIIDLSGLNWQFEGTLPGRGVEIGFNEINSDITGDAFNWSYAQVPGDVYSDLWRTGRIDDPHFGRNSVKAKWVPEMEWWYKRQFNLPTEIIGKSLELTFHGIDFAFDAWLNGEFLGTHEGMLTAAKFDVTKIASFDFRRHGANVLMIRLHPAPRRYSQVAGRKPAWHGDYWVSLPPTGIWKPITLETKGEINIDDVFVHGEPTSDQKALLEVELTLKSNHKGKEQVNVEFEIKGKNFDSKTHTFKEQISFDSEVKTYKFSYEIDKAKLWYPWDLGEQNLYTINTKVSTGNEVFEDKAEQTFGIRKIEMLMNPGFSKEEVENPWTVMINGKRHFMRSGTWGGPPDIFFGRASKSKYKELIKLAKEANLNNLRIFGWHPSEIPYFYELCNEAGITVWQDSQPFASLTIPKEESYKKIIIDEAIEIVKSQRNHPCLVILEGAEESFMTASDPAFNLAFVKEIGEAIKPYTKLHFVPGSPLSDDVGIELGFKPKESYHANDLFYAEGKLIMEEYFPALDFAVIPELAISSCPNVESIKKFIPKDEIWPPGPSWGHHWCDFDVLRTLNYEVLGDESVNSLEDFVYASQRAQGVIFQYALEHFRRRKPRTSAVCICHYITFAPDFKWGIVDYYQEKKRSFDHVKKAYQPVLASLEFKQRRWEVGSVLKGNFWVVNDLYETFENCTATIGIKNDEGEVLVTEELVIENIAVDSALKIESFEFDVDSRFTKRFWAFVILKDAKGQVISENDQLLLIGNQEAAKKELNRIGSEAIETKELYGTANYYRYFTGLAGEDGSVEADSKQLTANGF, from the coding sequence ATGGCAGCAATAGACAAATTACAATCTGGCTCTCCTGAATTTGAAGTAACGGATTCTGAAAAAACTATAATTGACCTTAGTGGACTAAACTGGCAATTTGAAGGTACTCTTCCAGGAAGAGGTGTTGAAATAGGTTTTAATGAGATTAATTCTGACATAACGGGTGATGCTTTTAACTGGTCTTATGCACAAGTACCGGGTGATGTATATTCTGATTTATGGAGGACGGGTAGGATAGACGATCCTCATTTTGGGCGGAATAGTGTAAAAGCTAAGTGGGTTCCAGAAATGGAGTGGTGGTATAAAAGACAGTTTAATTTACCAACTGAAATTATAGGTAAAAGTTTAGAGTTAACTTTTCATGGAATAGATTTCGCTTTTGATGCATGGCTAAATGGCGAGTTTTTAGGAACTCACGAAGGAATGTTAACGGCCGCAAAGTTTGATGTTACAAAAATTGCGAGCTTTGATTTTAGAAGGCACGGAGCCAATGTTCTGATGATTAGATTACATCCAGCACCAAGAAGGTATTCTCAGGTTGCTGGTCGTAAGCCAGCTTGGCATGGCGATTACTGGGTGAGTTTACCTCCCACAGGAATTTGGAAGCCAATCACCTTGGAAACTAAAGGTGAAATAAATATTGATGATGTATTTGTGCATGGGGAGCCTACTTCTGATCAGAAAGCATTGCTGGAAGTAGAACTGACCTTAAAGAGTAATCATAAGGGAAAAGAGCAAGTTAACGTTGAGTTTGAGATTAAGGGTAAAAACTTTGATAGTAAAACTCATACGTTTAAAGAGCAAATATCTTTTGACAGCGAAGTGAAAACCTACAAGTTTAGCTATGAAATAGATAAGGCAAAGCTTTGGTACCCTTGGGATTTAGGAGAGCAAAATTTGTATACAATCAATACGAAAGTTTCTACAGGCAATGAGGTTTTTGAAGATAAGGCAGAGCAGACTTTTGGGATTAGAAAAATAGAAATGCTCATGAATCCTGGGTTTTCTAAAGAAGAAGTAGAGAACCCTTGGACTGTTATGATTAACGGGAAACGACACTTCATGCGTTCTGGAACTTGGGGTGGACCGCCTGATATCTTTTTTGGCAGAGCTTCAAAAAGCAAATACAAAGAACTAATCAAGTTAGCAAAAGAGGCTAATCTGAATAATCTCCGAATTTTTGGTTGGCATCCATCAGAAATACCATACTTCTACGAGTTATGTAATGAGGCTGGTATAACGGTTTGGCAGGATAGTCAACCTTTCGCTAGTCTTACCATTCCTAAAGAGGAATCATATAAAAAAATCATTATCGACGAAGCCATTGAAATTGTAAAGTCTCAAAGGAATCACCCTTGCCTAGTTATTCTAGAAGGAGCCGAAGAGAGTTTTATGACGGCATCAGATCCTGCTTTTAACCTTGCTTTCGTTAAAGAAATTGGCGAAGCCATAAAGCCATATACTAAACTCCATTTTGTGCCAGGCTCTCCACTTAGTGATGATGTCGGAATTGAGCTTGGGTTTAAGCCAAAGGAGAGTTATCATGCCAATGACCTGTTTTATGCAGAAGGCAAGCTGATTATGGAAGAATATTTTCCAGCATTAGACTTTGCCGTGATTCCTGAGTTGGCTATTTCTTCATGTCCAAATGTGGAAAGCATTAAGAAGTTTATTCCTAAAGACGAGATATGGCCTCCAGGGCCTAGTTGGGGTCATCATTGGTGTGACTTTGATGTACTTCGCACGCTTAACTATGAAGTACTTGGTGATGAGTCCGTCAATTCTTTAGAAGATTTTGTTTATGCTAGTCAGAGAGCTCAAGGGGTGATTTTTCAATATGCTTTGGAGCACTTTAGAAGAAGAAAACCACGAACTTCTGCCGTGTGTATCTGTCATTACATCACTTTTGCTCCAGACTTTAAATGGGGAATTGTAGATTATTATCAAGAGAAAAAACGCTCTTTTGACCATGTAAAAAAGGCTTATCAACCAGTGTTAGCTTCACTTGAGTTTAAGCAAAGAAGATGGGAGGTCGGTTCAGTTTTAAAAGGAAACTTTTGGGTGGTGAATGACCTTTATGAAACCTTCGAAAATTGTACAGCAACTATTGGAATCAAAAATGACGAAGGTGAGGTACTTGTTACGGAAGAGTTGGTAATAGAAAATATTGCAGTGGATTCAGCTTTAAAAATAGAAAGTTTTGAATTCGATGTGGATAGCCGATTTACTAAACGTTTTTGGGCTTTTGTAATCTTGAAGGATGCTAAGGGGCAGGTTATTTCAGAAAACGACCAATTGCTTCTCATCGGTAACCAAGAGGCAGCAAAGAAGGAATTAAATAGAATCGGTTCTGAAGCGATAGAAACAAAAGAGCTTTACGGAACAGCAAATTACTACAGGTATTTTACTGGTTTGGCAGGTGAAGACGGATCGGTTGAGGCAGATTCGAAACAACTTACCGCTAATGGATTTTAA
- a CDS encoding tetratricopeptide repeat protein, with protein sequence MKWKLVLVLCSLFLVESKAQETNQKLNETLKLRYTDYNTCLDLLEDFKEQFLFEGDTVQAIFTLRKIADINGHHAKYKASYDNLWQALSLASKADKQDIVASIYVDIGRYYGFYKREEKAFQLVKRGLEIKKQLVSIDKLPESSLVEAYYALCVLNREFLNYKQAQIYLDSCYTYIHESENQLWNKAGLDFEKAVIFTNTGKVNAAIQIFESIKATFEEKQPEYNVLVETYQGLANMEYGQLDHAERNFRKALEISETYDSHRDFANLIHEYLSNIYFKKGNLPLAYQELKIVKERDKLFFDSRSENNSALLEIQDRFREESQRTADLLREQKLQELEDAEQIYFLQRSLLVIALLFVGLTSFLYFKYLRNKYKAEKELAFKNKELEIQKANELIEVKNKEMAVSALKLIEKEEALSDFKTNLEKADWNLDTNKLKKAVKSLSTGHDQNWKEFETRFVAVNNKFYQNLHAKFPSLTATEDKLCALVKLNFNSKDMSKLLGISIESVHTSRYRLRKKLELERDDNLTDFINKF encoded by the coding sequence ATGAAATGGAAACTTGTGTTGGTATTATGTTCACTTTTCTTGGTGGAGTCCAAGGCTCAGGAAACTAACCAAAAGCTTAATGAAACACTTAAGTTAAGGTATACCGACTATAATACATGTCTCGACTTGCTTGAAGACTTTAAAGAACAATTTTTATTTGAGGGAGATACCGTTCAGGCAATTTTCACTTTGCGGAAGATCGCAGATATCAATGGTCATCATGCAAAATATAAAGCCTCTTATGATAACCTTTGGCAAGCCCTTTCGCTTGCATCTAAAGCAGATAAACAAGACATAGTTGCTTCTATTTATGTAGATATAGGACGTTACTATGGCTTTTACAAAAGAGAAGAAAAAGCTTTCCAATTAGTTAAACGCGGACTTGAAATAAAAAAACAACTTGTTTCTATAGATAAACTTCCTGAGTCCTCTTTGGTCGAGGCCTATTACGCACTTTGTGTGTTAAATAGGGAATTCCTGAATTACAAACAGGCCCAAATTTATTTAGACAGCTGCTATACTTATATTCATGAATCTGAAAATCAGTTATGGAACAAAGCTGGCTTGGACTTTGAAAAAGCAGTTATATTTACCAATACAGGTAAAGTGAATGCTGCCATTCAAATCTTTGAATCTATCAAAGCCACTTTTGAAGAAAAACAACCAGAATATAATGTACTCGTGGAGACCTATCAAGGTCTTGCAAATATGGAGTATGGGCAATTAGACCATGCGGAGAGAAACTTCCGAAAAGCTTTAGAAATTTCAGAGACTTATGATAGCCACCGCGATTTTGCCAACCTCATTCACGAGTATCTATCCAATATATATTTTAAGAAAGGAAACCTTCCACTGGCATATCAAGAGCTTAAGATTGTAAAAGAACGTGATAAACTTTTTTTTGACAGCCGAAGTGAAAACAACAGTGCCCTTCTTGAAATTCAAGATCGTTTTAGAGAAGAAAGCCAAAGGACCGCAGATCTCTTACGGGAACAAAAACTGCAAGAGCTAGAAGATGCCGAACAGATTTACTTTCTTCAGCGAAGTTTACTGGTAATTGCCCTCCTATTTGTAGGCCTTACTTCTTTCCTCTACTTTAAATATTTGAGAAACAAATATAAAGCTGAAAAAGAATTAGCCTTCAAAAACAAAGAACTTGAAATACAAAAAGCCAATGAGCTTATAGAGGTCAAAAATAAAGAAATGGCTGTTTCAGCTCTTAAACTTATAGAAAAAGAGGAGGCCTTAAGTGATTTCAAAACTAACCTGGAAAAAGCTGACTGGAACTTAGACACTAACAAATTAAAAAAAGCAGTCAAATCACTTTCAACCGGTCATGACCAAAACTGGAAAGAATTTGAAACAAGATTTGTAGCTGTCAATAACAAGTTTTATCAAAACCTTCATGCAAAATTCCCAAGTCTTACGGCAACTGAAGATAAATTATGTGCTTTGGTTAAACTTAACTTCAACAGTAAAGATATGTCAAAGCTTTTGGGTATATCTATTGAAAGTGTTCATACTTCAAGGTACCGCCTACGGAAGAAACTTGAACTTGAAAGAGATGATAATCTAACTGACTTTATCAATAAGTTTTAG
- a CDS encoding YbjQ family protein, with amino-acid sequence MIITTTETVPNQEIAQILGMARGSTVRARNIGRDIFAGLKNIIGGEIEEYTKLQAQAREQALQRMEQDAKRLGADAIVNVRLATSMVMQGASEILAYGTAVKFK; translated from the coding sequence ATGATAATAACAACTACAGAGACTGTTCCTAATCAAGAAATAGCTCAGATTTTAGGCATGGCCAGAGGAAGTACCGTAAGAGCAAGGAATATTGGAAGAGATATTTTTGCGGGTCTTAAAAACATCATTGGCGGAGAGATAGAGGAATACACCAAACTGCAAGCACAGGCTCGTGAGCAAGCTTTACAGCGTATGGAACAAGACGCAAAGCGACTAGGTGCAGATGCTATCGTGAATGTTCGTTTAGCTACCTCCATGGTCATGCAAGGTGCTTCCGAAATATTAGCTTATGGCACAGCCGTAAAATTCAAATAA
- the nhaB gene encoding sodium/proton antiporter NhaB, whose translation MEVFNSFLGDSPSWFKKTILGFLILNPILLFTIGPSATGWIIIGEFILTLAMALKCYPLQSGGLIAIEAVLLQMTSPETVFHEIEGNIEVILLLVFMVAGIYFMKPLLMFIFGKIFIKVRSKVILSLLFSFIAAFLSAFLDALTVTAVLISVFVGFYQVYHKVHSGNSDYDDSGVPDRKELGGDVLEQFRAFLRSLVMHGAVGTALGGVCTIVGEPQNLLIGDKLGWDFMEFFYIMAPVTMPVLFAGLLTCVLLEVTGTFGFGVKLPPQVRNIIEGFLEEEDAQRTGSEKYALVVQAISAVFLIAALAFHLAPVGLIGLAIIVLQTAFTGITDEHSIGHAFEEALPFTALLAVFFVIVGMIHDLHLFKPIIQYVLEQDKAIQPALFYAANGILSMISDNVFVATVYINEVEAAFNAGTINRQELETLAVAINTGTNLPSVATPNGQAAFLFLLTSALAPAIKLSYVQMIKMALPYTIVLGGLGLIGVIYFL comes from the coding sequence ATGGAGGTATTTAACTCATTCCTAGGAGATTCTCCTAGTTGGTTCAAAAAAACCATTTTAGGATTCCTTATTTTAAACCCTATTTTACTGTTCACAATAGGTCCCTCGGCTACCGGGTGGATAATAATTGGAGAATTTATATTGACCTTAGCTATGGCACTAAAGTGCTATCCGCTACAGTCCGGTGGCTTAATTGCAATAGAAGCAGTTTTGTTACAGATGACTAGTCCCGAAACCGTCTTTCATGAGATAGAAGGAAACATAGAGGTTATCTTGCTATTGGTTTTTATGGTGGCGGGTATTTATTTTATGAAGCCTTTGCTGATGTTTATTTTTGGTAAAATATTCATCAAAGTACGCTCCAAAGTTATCTTATCACTCCTTTTCTCTTTTATAGCAGCTTTTCTAAGTGCTTTTTTAGATGCATTGACAGTGACTGCTGTTTTAATAAGCGTATTTGTCGGTTTCTATCAAGTTTACCATAAAGTACACTCCGGAAATTCCGATTACGATGATAGTGGTGTACCTGATAGAAAAGAGTTAGGAGGAGATGTGCTGGAACAATTTAGAGCTTTCCTTAGAAGCTTAGTGATGCATGGGGCGGTTGGTACAGCCTTAGGTGGGGTTTGCACTATTGTAGGCGAACCACAAAATTTATTGATTGGTGACAAATTAGGGTGGGACTTTATGGAGTTCTTTTACATCATGGCTCCTGTAACCATGCCAGTCTTATTTGCAGGCTTACTTACTTGTGTGTTGTTAGAAGTTACTGGTACATTTGGTTTTGGAGTAAAGCTACCTCCACAGGTTAGAAATATTATTGAAGGGTTCTTGGAGGAGGAAGACGCTCAAAGGACAGGCTCAGAAAAGTATGCTTTGGTGGTTCAGGCTATTTCAGCTGTATTTTTAATAGCGGCCCTGGCCTTTCATTTAGCACCTGTAGGTTTGATAGGTTTAGCTATTATAGTACTACAAACAGCTTTTACCGGCATTACAGACGAGCATAGTATTGGTCATGCTTTTGAGGAGGCCTTACCGTTTACAGCCCTATTGGCAGTGTTTTTTGTAATAGTAGGTATGATTCACGATTTGCATTTATTTAAGCCAATTATCCAATATGTTTTAGAACAAGATAAAGCTATTCAGCCGGCATTGTTTTATGCTGCTAATGGTATTTTATCAATGATTAGTGACAATGTATTTGTGGCAACAGTATATATAAACGAGGTGGAAGCGGCCTTTAATGCTGGCACTATTAACAGGCAAGAACTTGAAACATTAGCCGTAGCCATTAATACAGGTACTAATCTACCTAGTGTAGCTACGCCTAATGGGCAAGCAGCCTTCTTGTTTTTGTTAACATCAGCACTAGCCCCAGCTATTAAATTATCTTATGTTCAAATGATTAAAATGGCATTGCCATATACTATCGTTTTAGGAGGCCTTGGTTTGATAGGTGTTATTTACTTCTTATAA